One genomic window of Methanospirillum lacunae includes the following:
- a CDS encoding class I SAM-dependent methyltransferase — MQNGVEFFHPLNHRIELIKSRRFDPRINIVKDSDMRITDRDSLNRICDISEWRMSGEIADIFQSIHEGTYIHRKSWEYARCIYGLKKLGAIKQSSKAISIGAGKEKLLYYFTNHIDKIIATDLYSEWTSEDGLIMMKNPEKFAPFPYNKEKLEVISMNGTDLKFPDNTFDFAYSLSSIEHFGSRDNVKKSMSEIFRILKPNGIVCMVTELILNIATHPEFFTLDELKKYIVEPSDIPFKLVGGDLDLRISRSLVQNPIDMDIPDNERNLFVSPHIVLKAGHVIFTSVIVFLQKQG, encoded by the coding sequence ATGCAAAATGGTGTTGAATTTTTTCATCCTTTAAACCATCGAATCGAATTAATTAAATCACGGAGATTTGATCCTAGAATCAACATCGTAAAAGATTCAGATATGAGAATAACTGATCGGGATTCTCTTAACCGAATTTGCGATATATCTGAATGGCGAATGTCTGGTGAAATCGCAGATATTTTTCAGTCAATTCATGAGGGTACATATATTCATCGTAAATCATGGGAATATGCAAGGTGTATCTATGGATTAAAAAAACTTGGTGCCATAAAACAAAGCAGTAAAGCGATCTCGATAGGTGCCGGAAAAGAAAAATTACTTTATTATTTTACAAATCACATCGATAAAATCATTGCAACAGATCTTTATAGTGAGTGGACATCAGAGGATGGCCTCATTATGATGAAAAATCCAGAGAAATTTGCTCCTTTCCCATATAACAAAGAAAAATTGGAAGTAATTTCAATGAACGGAACAGATTTGAAATTTCCTGATAATACTTTTGATTTCGCGTATTCTCTTTCTTCTATTGAGCATTTTGGAAGTAGAGATAATGTTAAAAAATCAATGTCTGAAATATTCAGAATCCTGAAACCGAATGGAATTGTTTGTATGGTTACTGAGTTAATCCTAAATATTGCCACTCATCCAGAATTTTTTACCCTTGATGAGTTGAAAAAATATATCGTGGAACCATCAGATATTCCTTTTAAACTCGTTGGTGGTGATCTTGATCTCAGAATTTCGCGTTCCCTGGTACAGAATCCAATTGATATGGATATTCCAGATAATGAAAGAAATCTCTTTGTAAGTCCTCACATTGTTTTGAAAGCAGGACATGTGATATTTACTTCAGTGATTGTATTTCTTCAAAAACAAGGATAA
- a CDS encoding HD domain-containing protein produces MITSIMADMVRYFDGDVRRINHALKVHSFAQIIASESEIEDSKKILINIAAILHDIGIKEAERKYNSSSGKHQEIEGPPIARQILSPYHLDPDHIERICFLIGNHHTYRAIDDIDFQILVEADFLVNFFEDSMSNESVWKIKENYFKTQSGTRLLTEMYL; encoded by the coding sequence ATGATAACCAGTATAATGGCTGACATGGTCCGGTACTTTGACGGTGATGTCAGAAGAATCAATCATGCCCTCAAAGTTCATTCATTTGCACAGATTATCGCCTCTGAAAGTGAGATTGAGGATTCTAAAAAAATCTTAATCAATATTGCTGCTATACTGCATGATATTGGAATCAAAGAGGCAGAAAGAAAATACAACTCTTCTTCAGGAAAGCACCAGGAAATAGAAGGCCCTCCGATTGCACGTCAAATTCTATCACCATACCATCTTGACCCGGATCATATCGAAAGGATATGTTTTTTGATCGGAAATCATCACACCTACCGGGCTATCGATGATATAGATTTTCAGATTCTGGTAGAAGCCGACTTTCTGGTCAATTTTTTTGAAGATTCAATGAGTAATGAGTCAGTCTGGAAAATCAAAGAAAATTATTTCAAAACTCAATCCGGAACCCGGCTTCTCACAGAGATGTACCTTTAA